The window AATAGAATCTTCCAAGGGAACCTCAGTTGTTTCAAAGCATCAAGCTGCCAGTAAACAAagtcatccatcaagaaaactggCTCTTCTGATAGCAGCCTTATCCTGCGCCATTCGGCCAACAAGTGCTGTAACATGGCTTTATGTTGGTCTGTTGGATTTTATTCAGATGAAATGCAAATGTCGTTTTGTCTTTCTCGAGGTCATTCCGGTAGGGTAAGTTATTGTTTAAACTCATGCCAAACTTTCAATCTTTTGTTATTTAGGATTTGTGAATTTCTCTATGCTGTCTTATCTTTATTGTATCTTGATTTCGTGCACTGGACATACAACAATATTGACATTTTAGAATTAGCCATTCTAAATTCTTTTCCCAGTTCCATTCTATTCTATTTTTCTCTGTGTTTGTTTCTTTCCTTGGCAGGACACATATTCCTCATCGGTTCTGGTCATTTTTTTCCGACCAATTACTATTCTATATAAACTATTTGTTTAATCTTTCTGCAGGGCCATTGTCCTTGCAGTAACAACACTCCTTGATTGGTGGATGTATGGTTCCCAGGTCATAGTGCCACttaattttttgaaattcaacCTCTTCTCTTCAGGAGGTGACTACTATGGAACACATGTCTTCCACTGGTACTTCACACAGGGTTTTCCATCCATGATTTGGACATTCTTACCATTGGCAATATGTGGAATTGTAAAGTCTCGAGAATGGAGGATTTCAGGACTAATCACTTGGGTATTAGGGGTTTACAGCATACTTGGACATAAAGAATTCAGGTATTCACCGTTCTTGCAAGTGTACAATGTTCATGTAATCAACTAACCTCTTCTCACTATAGACATGGTATGATACACATAGATTGAAAACTGCAGATttgttcttccggtgctacctTTAGCATTGATGTTCTCAGGATACTGCTTAGCTGCAATGTCACAATTCAAGGGAAAAAAGCTGCATGAGAAAAGATGTCTTTCGAGGTTGCAGATTTCTGTTATTCTTCTCATCATAACCAATATTCCAATGGCCTTCTATATGTTGTTATTCCATCAAGTAAGTTTTCTATTTGCCAATATTGTTCTTGCTTCGTGTCGCTcaatggattttttttctttttgcttctCCATTATTTCCATTTATGTCTCATTAGCTACACTCATTGTGGCAGAGAGGAACAGAAGATGTTATGTATTATTTGTCAAAAGAAGCCCATGATGGAAGAGTGAAGAGTGTCCTCTTCCTCATGCCTTGTCATTCAACACCTTACTATTCTACCTTACATTACAACATACCTATGCGCTTTTTGGACTGCACTCCTAGGTGGTTATTTCCTTTGTACTTTGAAATGCAATAGATCTAACCTTTCATACTTTGAAATGCAATAAATCCTCTGCATGTACATTGCCGCTGACTTGTTTCAATGCACTCAGTGATAGCAAAGGGACCTTGGATGAGTCAGATCGTTTCCTTACAAGCCCATCTGAGTTTGTGGGCGAGGTTTTCGGAAATTTATCTTCATTCAGTCACATTGTATTATTTGAGTCCGAAGAAAGACATGTTCTCCACTTGCTTCTGCGCAATTCTTTTCTTGAGGTAATATGTCATGGTGCCTTAGGCATCATGTGTTTTTTTACTCGTGGTTCAATAGATGCACATTAGCTACTGTTTTCCAGTGTTTGTTATTATTTGCCAGGTAATATATGTTAAGAGTTAGACTGATACAGTGATACTAACTAGTGCAGGAATTTCTTGTTTTGTAAAATAGTACTTAAACTCATTAACAATTCTATGGTTGGCAGGTCAGGAGATATTTCCACTCCCATTTCAAGGTTGACAGAGACCTTCAGTCGTCTGTCGTTGTTTATTCACAGAGGGATGTCTTATGATGTAGTATTGGTGTGGCAGAAAAGGCCTGTTATCTTGTCTAACAATCTCCTCATGTTTTGTGTTTTAGTTTTTCATTTCAGAAATGAGCTGTAACAATATTGATACTTCTGATATCTTGACCCCTTGAAAATGAAGATGTTCTGTTACTTTCAGGTGCTTTGCTACTGCATAATAATTCACAGCTTGCATTGCGCCTTTATGTCCATGGTCTGTGCTTCTAAGATAAATTTGCAGCTTAGTAATATTGTTGTAACTAACATAAAATGTAGGAAGTGCAGCCTTCCTAACAACAACATAAAATTTGCACGCGTGAGGTGTGTTGCTTCATTCATTCTTTGTTCGTTTGCTCACATATTTGCTATGTGCATAAAGAAAGGATCGCACAAattggcaaaattttaaaatgGCTTCAACTTCATAACAGTGGCTGGGTTTCTTTGTTTGACCAGCAAGCCTATTTTAAATTTAGAACTCTTCCAACATACATGGAATTACAAGTTGACAATGTGTTTTAAAAATTTATATGCTTATTTATGGATGCCCTGAATCCCTGATAGTCTTGTATGTAGGCTTTTGTTAGGTAGGTAGCACAATCTCCACCATTTTCTCTATATTGACTCTTCTGATTCACTGGTATATCCAATCTCATTGTTTTGTGAATGTACCCCAAACTGTGTTATACGTCATGTTCCATGTTAGTACCACAAACTGTGTTGCTTCTGCTCTCTTTTAGTCAAAATAGATGAATGATAAGTTAGCTTGTTGACTCACATCATAAAGTAACAGTGAGCTGATGGACCTAGCTTGCACCTTTTATGACGTTGCAATAGAACCTAATCTTAATGCTCGGTAAGTTTGGCAAAATGCAGGTTTTATCTGGCTAACTGTGACATGGTCAAGTCTCAGAACATCCTAAGTTTCATTCATTTGTATTGTTGAATACTAGTTTCTTGTCAGTTGAAGTAGATATTGCAAGGATCATTTTTTTTACGGACAGGAGTGTCACTTTTTTTGTTCTTATGGCAAGCTACTGACAATTTGACACTAACTAATGTATTTGTTGTTGATTGCTAAATTTTCTTTCAGCATACACTGTCATGTTATTCTTGCCTTACGTTGATCATACATGAAAACATTTATAGTGTTAATACCTACATATCAACTTCCAAGCTTGCTTCTATTTCTCAAAGTCTGTTTCAAGAGTAGAGTGAGCATAGTTTGGAGTTAGAGGTTGATTGGCGTCACTAGTATAATGCTGTATGGTTAGCTCATATTAGGTGAAGCAACAATCTAAGTGGATTTAAGTCCTGACTTCCATGTTGTGAATTGTAATAAGCAATTCCATGGCAAATTTGTGTTGCTAATCCTGACTGGAGTACCTTCAAAATCCGACAAGTTTGCCATTCATATTGAGAATTGATGACAAAAACAAATGTTACATGTAACAGGGTATTTATGTGAGGAGGAAAAATAAATGGCGATCTATAGTTTTGGTACGCACACATTTATCATCTACCAATTTCTAAATCTAGTGCCATCAAATTTCCATGACGCCCAGTACTAGAAGGGTCATAGTTCGATGGGTTTTCAAGCATACATTCAATTTCTTCACTAGCATTCTCAGTCAATTGTTCTCGCCAGGTTCTCCGTATAAATCTCAACCGTTCAGCCACTTCTGACATTAATGGCCGTTCTTCCCCCTTCATACTCAAGCAACACTTTGCAAGTTGGGCAACTTCTTGGAGCAGCTCCATTCCAACGCCCAATATACTTCTGTCCAAGAAAGATTGAAGTCTGCTCTCTTTCAATGCCAGAAGGAAAGATGATACcaggcttttcttttcttcagtTACATCAGAATAAATCGCTGTCTTCCTTGTAATTAGCTCTAGAAGCACAACTCCAAAACTATAAACATCACTCTTCTCTGTTAGTTGACGCTCTTGTAAGTATTCAGGGTCTAGATAACCCAGAGTTCCCTGGACCATGGTCATAAATTGTATTTCATCCTTTGGAAGCATTCTTGATGCTCCAAAGTCAGTGACTTTTGCAATGTAGTTGTCACCTAGGAGAATGTTTGGAGATTTTACATCTCCATGAACTATGGGAGGGGATGCTGATGAGTGCAGATATGCCAATGCTTCTGCAGATTCCTGGGCAATCCTGAGACGAGCTTCTAAAGAAATGGATGGGCTTCGGTACGTGACATGTATCAGATCAAATAGAGTGCCATTTGGCATGAATTCATAGACTAACATGGGAACTTCAACTTCTAAGCAACAACCGATAAGCTTGACTACATTTTTATGGTTGATTTGTGAAAGTATTATCATCTCTTGCACAAAATCATCTTTCTGAACCATGTTCATGATCTTTGAGCGTTTGATGGCTACTACTCTGTTGTCTTTCAGAATTCCCTTGTAAACAGTGCCATAGCTACCTCTCCCTACTTCTCTGCTTGAGTCAAATTTGTTTGTTGCCTGCTCTAGTTCTTCTGTTGTGAATATTCTCACTGTGTCAACTTGCTTAGATCTGATTTGCTCATATAACAGCAGGCCCCCATTTTGTTGGAAGAATATCTCCTTTTCTTTCATCAGCCTTTTCTTCTGACATTCAATCAGAAGTGCAAAAACGCAGGTAAGCAGAAGTATAGCACATGATGAAATACCTGCCAAGGAAAACATTGTTTTAGTTACTTGAAATCTAAAGTAACATCCTTTTGGGGGGACCTATAGTACAAATAAAGTGGATGATGTGAGGATTGGTTAGGGAGGATCTGCATGTAGAATCAATAATGCTTCTTCCAAGTATCTACCAAGCGCTGATTTCATGTCAGTGGTGTCTGAATATACCTGCTACCTTTACATCACAATGACTTGTCTATGCTCTTCTGATAATTCTAATGAAGTCTTTGGAGTATAAGGAACTTACCTATAAACATTTTTGTTAATTTAGCCTTTTCTGAATCTGCATCTGCACTGCAGGTTGAGATCTTTGGATCTATGCTGTGAGTCCCAGGTGTGCAGGAACAACTGTAATTCCCTATTGTATTACTGCAAATTCCGTGGCACGGATACTGATCTGGATTTTGACATTCATTGATATCTGCAAACACCGAACAAGAGTACACAATAACTGAAGATCAGTGAATAAGGTAACTTAAGGTGTAAAGAAGAAACAAGCAGTGATTCTGGAGAGTCGATGACCTTGGCACCCATCTTCAAGGTAGGGGTTTCCTTCGAAGCCGTCGGTGCAGTTGCAGAGGTACCCTGTAGCATTTGGTGAGTTGACACACTGGCTGTTCTTGCTAATGCAGGCATATGATGATCTGTCCTTAACCGCTTCATCACAGGATTGGTTTCCAGTAACCCAGTCAAACACAGCAGGAACTCCGTCCTTGAACTTCTCTGTTAACTTATTATCCTCGAGGTAAAAAGCCTCAAACCTGAACCAATCCTGCTCGGCAACGAAGGCATAGCTGCATGGGTTGAAACCAAGCACGTCGTAATTATTGTACCTCCCATCGAAGGTTATGTTGAAGGAAGTGAGGTTTGGCGCAATCGATGTCTGGCAGCAGCCCATGCCAGAGCACCGACCACTCTGATCCACGCTCTGCTGGTCCAGGCACATAGATAAGCACCCAGTTCCAGCTGTATGCTTATTATAGCCTCTCAAGAATGCAAGAGTGTAGCATCCAATGGCCGTTAGCTTGTTGGCCTTGCTGGATATTGTGAAAAACTGAGCAGTATCTGTTGAGGCCCATCCATCTGTGGTGGTGCCGTTCTTGTAGTAGCACTTGGAGGCAATCAAGGTGTTGACTCGGACCTGCCCTCCTAGAAGGCTGATGTTGTAGATCTCCATTTGGCTACTTGAGTCGTGCATGAAAGTGTGGTTATCCTCGCATGAAACATCGAACCCTTGGCTGTAGTAGCAGCCAGGACCGATGCCGAAGGGGTAGGGAATGGTGAGATCGCCGCAGGTTTCTCTGCAGCCAGGCTTTGCCATCCTGGACGTGCTGCTCTTGATGGTTGCTAGCAGAAGAGTGGCTGCTAAGGTTAGCCACGGTAACACTCCAGCCATCTCTTTATTTTGTTCTGGCTCTATGTGTTTTGTCCTACTATGATCCAGGTTTGCTTTTGGGAACCGAGCTATGCTTATATAATGGTGGTCCGAACCTTACTCTTGCTTGTTCTACTAGGATTGTATTGCGTTGCGACCAGTCAGAGCAGAGACTCGGTCAGAAGAATTTTATCAGACGCGTTTGCTGTCCGGTGTTTGGCCATGAAATTAcaatctatctattatattattaaaggtTGCGACCAGTCAGAGCAGAGACTCGGTCAGAAGAATTTTATCAGCCGCGTTTGCTGTCCGGTGTTTGGCCATGAAATTgcaatctatctatctatctattatattattaaaggagtgttaaaagaagtcatcacgttcgccgagagggtctagaaattcccacattaatctaaaaaaaagaagaatttgcaccgttggattttatgaagatctaacgattcaaactaactcaagagttcatatcaaatacgattaataaatagctaattttggatttaaaaaattaaggaaaattaagacatggcaaagagtccatgctgaatactattagtaaatagtttaattcggaattaaaaaaCAAGGAAACTAGGGCTtaatcaaagagtccatgttgaatacaattactaaataggaaaattctgaattatcaaattaaaaaaatagcattaccactagataaaaattaatattagctctagaaattcccacattaatctaaaaaagagaagaatttgcaccgttagattttatgaagatctaacgattcaaactaactcaagagttcatatcaaatacgattaataaatagctaatttcggatttaaaaaattaaggaaaattaagacatggcaaagagtccatgctgaatactattagtaaatagtttaattcggaattaaaaaaCAAGGAAACTAGGGCTtaatcaaagagtccatgttgaatacaattactaaataggaaaattctgaattatcaaattaaaaaaatagcattaccactagataaaaattaatattagctgaatagctaaatttaaaattaaaagtataaattctattatattattaagagAGTATTAAAGCAAGTCACTATGTtcgtcgagagggtctagaaattcctacATTATTCTATGACTGTCCAACTATTGTCAGTTGACTAATTTTTTAGTATGTCATATTGTTAGTACCTGTTACAAGTTTTGCAAACGGATTATGGGTTCTGTACTATTGAAAGTTTTGCAAACGGATTATGGGTTCTGTACTATTGAAGAAGAGGGGGGCATGTGTAATACGTGAGCTTGATGGAAAAACATATGTTTTAGAATTAATCTGGACTGTTAATacctctttgcaaagagataatGTTGACTTGAATTCCTAGCAACTACTGGTAGCTAGCAGCACGGTGGTCGCAGGCAACAGGCTGGCAGAGGGAGCCTCTGACGCGATGTGCCCCCGGTGTCGTGGCACTGAAGGGATgtcgaagatggatggatggacggaCGATTTCGTGATGATGATGGAGTAAAGAAACGCGGTGAGAtgtcaaatacgattaataaatagctaatttcgaatttaaaaaattaaaaaaaggacTTGACAAAAGTCCATACCAAATACGATTAGTAAATATAGcttaatttggaattaaaaaatatattaaattattaaaggagtgttaaaagaagtcatcacgttcgccgagagggtctagaaattcctacattaatctaaaaaagagaagaatttgcaccgttggattttatgaa is drawn from Panicum virgatum strain AP13 chromosome 1N, P.virgatum_v5, whole genome shotgun sequence and contains these coding sequences:
- the LOC120654401 gene encoding mannosyltransferase APTG1-like; amino-acid sequence: MSQRRRSRAAGSPPGDADPPPSPEKALPLRIRPWPALGSDRRVLALALAFRAANALLVRTYFNPDEHWQCLEVAHRVAFGYGHLTWEWKRGLRSYLHPLIFAALYKILALLRLDTPWFMVMAPRLLQSVFAAFGDLYLYKLSKRIFSVQVAQWTLFSQLVNWFMFFCITRTLSNSLETVLTVAGLHYWFTAIESSKGTSVVSKHQAASKQSHPSRKLALLIAALSCAIRPTSAVTWLYVGLLDFIQMKCKCRFVFLEVIPVGAIVLAVTTLLDWWMYGSQVIVPLNFLKFNLFSSGGDYYGTHVFHWYFTQGFPSMIWTFLPLAICGIVKSREWRISGLITWVLGVYSILGHKEFRFVLPVLPLALMFSGYCLAAMSQFKGKKLHEKRCLSRLQISVILLIITNIPMAFYMLLFHQRGTEDVMYYLSKEAHDGRVKSVLFLMPCHSTPYYSTLHYNIPMRFLDCTPSDSKGTLDESDRFLTSPSEFVGEVFGNLSSFSHIVLFESEERHVLHLLLRNSFLEVRRYFHSHFKVDRDLQSSVVVYSQRDVL
- the LOC120654399 gene encoding wall-associated receptor kinase 2-like, with amino-acid sequence MAGVLPWLTLAATLLLATIKSSTSRMAKPGCRETCGDLTIPYPFGIGPGCYYSQGFDVSCEDNHTFMHDSSSQMEIYNISLLGGQVRVNTLIASKCYYKNGTTTDGWASTDTAQFFTISSKANKLTAIGCYTLAFLRGYNKHTAGTGCLSMCLDQQSVDQSGRCSGMGCCQTSIAPNLTSFNITFDGRYNNYDVLGFNPCSYAFVAEQDWFRFEAFYLEDNKLTEKFKDGVPAVFDWVTGNQSCDEAVKDRSSYACISKNSQCVNSPNATGYLCNCTDGFEGNPYLEDGCQDINECQNPDQYPCHGICSNTIGNYSCSCTPGTHSIDPKISTCSADADSEKAKLTKMFIGISSCAILLLTCVFALLIECQKKRLMKEKEIFFQQNGGLLLYEQIRSKQVDTVRIFTTEELEQATNKFDSSREVGRGSYGTVYKGILKDNRVVAIKRSKIMNMVQKDDFVQEMIILSQINHKNVVKLIGCCLEVEVPMLVYEFMPNGTLFDLIHVTYRSPSISLEARLRIAQESAEALAYLHSSASPPIVHGDVKSPNILLGDNYIAKVTDFGASRMLPKDEIQFMTMVQGTLGYLDPEYLQERQLTEKSDVYSFGVVLLELITRKTAIYSDVTEEKKSLVSSFLLALKESRLQSFLDRSILGVGMELLQEVAQLAKCCLSMKGEERPLMSEVAERLRFIRRTWREQLTENASEEIECMLENPSNYDPSSTGRHGNLMALDLEIGR